A window of Phragmites australis chromosome 15, lpPhrAust1.1, whole genome shotgun sequence genomic DNA:
ATTTAAGGGTTCCACATTGTCTGATTCCCATTTGTCTAACCAATATCGGTAGCCTATTGAACTCCTTTGAAAATTCCAAGAAACCAAATAAACGACCTGTGCACTATATATTAGTCACTTCCGAGTCcaagcagcagcggcagcaccTCACAGTCGATTCATCAATGGAATTCTCTCTTGTCCTAGCGTTCATTGCCATCGTCTTACCCGTAATCCTCCGTCTCTGGACGAGAGCCAAGAAGATATGTCCGGCAAAATTGCCCCCGGGCTCCCTGGGCCTGCCGGTGATCGGCCAGagcctcggcctcctccgcGCCATGCGCGGCAACACCGCCGAGCGGTGGATCCGGGACCGCGTCGACCGGTACGGCCCCGTGTCGAAGCTGTCGCTGTTCGGCTCGCCGACGGTGCTCCTGACGGGGCCGGCGGCCAACAAGTTCGTCTTCTTCAGCGGCGCGCTGGCGATGCGGCAGCCCCGGTCCGTGCAGAGGATCCTCGGGGAGAAGAGCATCCTGGACATCGTCGGCTCCGACCACCGGCGCATCCGCGGCGCGCTGGCCGAGTTCCTGAAGCCGGACATGCTGAGGCTGTACGTGGGCAAGATCGACGGCGAGGTGCGGCGCCACCTCGAAGAGAGCTGGGCCGGCCGGAAGAACGTCACGGTGATGCCCCTGATGAAGCGGCTCACGTTCGACATCATCTCCTCGCTGCTCTTCGGCCTTGAGCGGGGCGCGCTCCGGGACACCCTCGCCGGCGACTTCGCCCGCGTCATGGAGGGCATGTGGGCCGTCCCAGTGAACCTGCCGTTCACGGCGTTCAGCCGGAGCCTGAAGGCCAGCGCCAGGACGCGGCGGCTGCTCGCCGGAATCACGCGGGAGACAAAGGCCAAGATGGAGCGCGGCGAGGCCTCGCGGAGCAGCGACCTCATCGCGTGCCTGCTAAGCCTGGCCGACGACCGCGGCGCGCGGCTGCTGAGTGAGGACGAGATTGTTGACAACTCCATGGTCGCCCTCGTCGCCGGCCACGATACGTCGTCCATCCTCATGACGTTCATCGTACGCCACCTCGCCAACGATCCGGACACCCTCGCCGCCATGGTCCAAGGTAACAAGAACAATGAACGCGTTATCATTTCACCATTAGACAAGAAATCAAGAGTTGCTCTGAACACGCCACGGCAATGTCCATTCGCCGAATAGAGCACGAAGAGATCGCGAAGAACATGGGCGACGGCGAGGCCCTGACCTGGGAGGATCTGGCGAAGATGAAGTTCACGTGGCGCGTCGCGCTGGAGACCCTCCGCTTGGTGCCTCCCGTCTTCGGCAACTTCAGGACAGCGCTCCATGACATCGAGTTCGACGGCTACCTCATCCCGAAAGGATGGCAGGTCTTCTGGACGGCGGGCGTGACGCACATGGACGCGTCCATCTTCCACGAGCCAATCAAATTCGACCCATCCAGGTTCGAGAACCAGTCCTCGGCGGTGGCGCCGCCATGCTCGTTTGTCGCGTTCGGCGCTGGCCCCAGGATATGCGTCGGGATGGAGTTCGCCAGGATCGAGACGCTGGTGACGATGCATCACCTGGTGAGGCGGTTCAGGTGGAAGCTCTGTTGCAAGGAGAACACATTCGCGAGGGACCCCATGCCGTCGCCGCTGCACGGCCTGCCCATAGAAATTGAGCACAGGGCCTCTCCCTGATCATGATTAAAACGAGCAGCAAATCGTCTGCGTTACTGTGTTCCGACGGAAAGATACTCTACACCGATACTCCGTCGGTTTTTGAATATTTGGCACTACccttttatttgttttcaagCTAATAAGATGGTTCATATTAATAGCGTGGCTCGACTTGAATCTTACCTTGGTTTGTCTAGCCCAATCTACTGCAAATTCAATAAAGTATAGTCGCTATTATGCACTCTTTAAAGAGTGACTGCTTCTATATACTTGTTCATCGGTTGTTGGTCATACAAAGACTCTAACCTAGTCCTCACCTGCCAATTTCTACGACAGCCAGATACGCAGCCCAAGCGCAGCTTAGCGTTCTGCGTTGTTAATCTACGGCGTCGTCTGTGTACGCGACCGTATTTGTGAAATTAGATAACATGTTggtgtatttgtaaatctagcactcgtattcggtaactcaaaattcaaaatttggatTTTGGTAACTCAAATTCCAAAAACACCCCGGACCCACTTATTTCGGtaactcaggtgccgaatacggtactgtgcaccgtattcggcacctgagttgCCGAAAACAGCCGGCCAGCATCCCATCCTTCTTTTTGCCGCGTCACATCAATCATTTTCACGTCACGTCATTCATTTTTTCCATCCCGTGATACGTTCGGCCGGTGAATTattgatgcatgcatgttttggCACGGCCCGCGGAGAGGTGAATAAATTGAGGTCGctagaggagaagagaggagcagcagagtagagaagggagcagcagaggaggaatgcgaggagcagcagctcgagtatagaaagcagcagaagaggagcaacgcgagcagcagcagcggcagtttAATACTTCGAGAGTACTCACTTTCGTACCGGTTAGTTCTTAGATTACCTatttaatacttaggttagtaatagtatttagagtaattagcttatttggttagtcCGTTTCGAAGTAGATTAGTTCTTTCggaagtagattgtttaatccgttcaattacatttatttaattattatatgaattaaattatttgataaattagagtacttagattaattaattacaatgcttagtttgattatatgaatttgattagtctatataattagattatttaattagtttgatatcaTGAATTTATTTCAGTATTGTAATTAGATTGTGTCCTTAGTATAATTATATGAATGTCATTATCcggtaaaattagaaaaaattacgtgtacctttgtttagcagatacaatatcatgaagcttgtaatatattctaatttgttgttcacctatttgttgaaccatgaagccttaaatcattatcatggctcatgatggtcttcccgagcttcttcagcagcggtacgaccagaaccataggggaaggatgatattcacaggacagcaggtaccacgtttatatgtgctatttcattgTCACGATAATTTCGAACTAACtttgtacatgtattggatacctctTGCAGTTGGGTCCGTTGCGAGCCCGGAGTGttcacaagattaaggagttagaccatcgattccacgagccactcgcacgggcaggactactacctttcgctctcatgatggccggagctcccacGGCGGGcggtggtaggacacctctgCCGGCGATTGatgaggcactgctcacaggtctcgtcgaccggtggtgtcctgagacgcacacgttccactttccttttggcgagatggctgtaacattgagggacgtggccatgctgtcggagggtgaactcctgtcgcagggatcccgagagacccctttttaaagattcggccaggggatgatcctgaacaagttcgtcggagaaatgaatggaagtggaaataaatgcaacgaccggtggtgggggatgatcgccctaatgcaaAGGGAAGCAGATgccccggggtttagacaggttcgagccgcacaggggcgtaataaCCTACTCCTGTATGACTACAATATCCTTCCTCGAAGGGAAACCTTCAacgatatgtctggttacaagggtgtattgtctaacagagagcttgaggcttccttgctctagctctactcaGGCTtacttgcggtgttcttcggatgcttTCTCGTGTATTTCTCTGATTCAAGGATCGATTTCTTCTGTCTTGCTCAAGGATCACCTACTTCCTGTGTTatctatcctttccttttatacacccgccgaccacgacttaccccgaacgggaaagaggaggcacaagttccgagacgccacgactgagaaagacgtcatcattccctctgggtgaagtgacaggggcggtggaaaaaagcGGCGCGTTGCCCGATCGCTCGCCGCTGTGGACGCCCCAGCGgtgggcgccgttgagagggcccaccgggcggccataGCGGCatccggcgcgcccaccctgtcttgtccttctgccaTGGCAGGATGGCgggcggaatgccttgatcccggcaacgttatcccgagacacaccgggcgatacgggatgggacccgtgcaattaatggacccacgcccccctgccaaagcatggcagagACTGACACttcggcgggagcagttgggaatgtcaggatatcaggcCGCACATGCttattaaatgcggcctcggacctttgactggttgacacctcgccgaTGGGTCCTTCTGGGTTTGTCGGGGCATCGGGTgctcttgcgcgaaccttcggggaaccgagtgttcgggggctgccacatgcagccccgagcactctctcccgagcacttgtgtagaaccttcggggaacccagtgctcgggggctgccacgtgcagccccgagcactctctcccaagcacttgtatagaaccttcggggaaccgagtgctcgggggctgtcacgtgcagccccgagcactctctcccgagtacttgcatagaaccttcggggaatcgagtgctcgggggctaccacgtgcagccccgagcactctcccgagtacttgtctgttcggcccatcgggggactatggtattcgggggcgagcgggcacctccccgagcactttcttcccggtacttggactctgtgggttgtcggggaactggggtgctcggggaccagaggctgtggccctgagcaccttcttcccggtacttagattttcttcatcctgcaggagggacctcgcgagatggtgacacgtggcggacgaccggcctggtctcgggactcagggacccctgtttcctgatacaccgacacatgCTGATCGGGCTGCCAATCAGGGGCTCCCCGTTAATAGTTTCGCAACCCGCaagggagcagtggaagggttatgttgcggataggtaattatttattatgtaatgcacttcaaatattatagtgctattaaagcttcattgaccattttgcatcttataggtttggtgtgcaatacgacgggaaggatgctggcctctccatgtctTGGGTTCATGGGCTgccacagttcggtccatgcccactggATGCGGACGAGTCTACACTTATgcagcactatgaggtgtacttgtacgtccTTCTCGGatgcatcatgttctgcaacacggcagaCGATTATGTCatcccccatattgtatggttagcagcccacctcgcgtcacatccttatgagcctacatcttacagttggggatctgcagtgttggctgcaacctacagaggtttgtgtgatgcaacccagcgaatAAAGAGGAAGGCAACTATTACAGggtgcctacacctcttacagctatggagttgggagtacctcccggtttgcagaccttgggtgctcaagtgctactacccagtccacatctccgatggcattgcagatgacataaggccaacgatggggtatcggtggattcatgccaggctaagatggagtcagcagcaagaccatggtaactactctcgggtgatcagtgacctgGACATCCTCAGTGCTGATCtagtggagtgggatccatagCGTATGACACgagtaaaagaaattgcagatggtggactcctcgcatcctcttgtagccgtgacgcagacttatggttgaccagatgcttcttgttgtacatgaattgcgtggaagtatattctccagaacgtgtacagaggcagttcgggtatcgacaggtggtgccagtaccaCCACCACGAGACGCCGGatgggcgcacgagtaagtgtgttattgtatgttgccttagtacattggttatccatgttaataaattataattgtttatgtcacgtacaggaggagctCACAGGGGGGCGGAGGCACGCAGAACTGGGCATCCAAGAATGCCGACTACATACggaggtggacggagtcagcAGCGGTGGATGTCATCGTTACTGCTAGACAATACGACGAGGTCACGTACTGGGACTACCTTGCTTGGTACCGTtcgcgcacgcgtgccaccttactcagcggacatgtacagccgggccccagacccttccccgaggatcgtgcccggCTACTTCATGTTGTGATAAGTGATGCGTTACTTATAatggttttctttggaaaatctctgtattactgacatgtcccacatcttatacagactgaagaggcgtatgagatgcatacgcaagcggatcaagcttgtggggaaccaAGCGGGTCATCATCGCGGAGGGATCGTAACCCTCTCCGGgtccacacttccgcacgaggatccttcggcatggtacatgcagggccgagttagcggggctggatacacgttcggtggggttcccacagggtaggcagatgatgatgatgagcaagGGCACGCGAGGTAGGGGCCTgcgcaggctgctgggatgagagccacacacccgccagacgcttacactcctggggattgtgTGAGACGTCATCACTGTTGAGTAGCCAGTGCAATTtttcatgacacatgtattattgactttaatgtcgaggtcatccctattatgtcttattgatgatgaagattacATGTATCATGGGGTTTTTCATCTTAGCGCGAATAGACCCTACACATAAAGAGTGGACAACAACAAACATTAGcatgtacgatacgcctaaagaacataataacataccgctgctaaacctaacatgccttaaggaaagaaaatatacagcgttacaatagatgctcagggcgaaggaaagtggcgacgcaaattagcgtAAGAATACCAGGTGTGATGGTCAAAGCTATCCGGGTAAGATGGTtatcgtctccgaggtggttctgggaagttgtaaaaatgagtacgagcaaatccatcatcattttcagggtcatcagtgtcctccggagatggaagcctcggagggtggggttgttgtggcatgaaatcatcgtcgtcatcatcatcttgaggtATCACGGTGGTACGATGTCCTATTTCCCTATCGGTTGTATGGCATCTCGATGttgtgcgtgaacgtcctcttgcagtgttcctagaaccttctcctgtattgctgCTAGAACGTCTAGGCATtgggggcatgaaatcgtcatcatcttcgtcctcgtcattaTCTGGATGATTCGTAGAGGTCGCCACTggaccccttaggttcgctgactgtcgtcgtctactacgcgaaccaggcatcacacccccgccgaagagcacaTACATCGCCAAgaagtgtgagatttctttgttgatcaactgttcgTCTTCCGGGAACACCTGACgcagaagaggagcattcgaatcaatggaaataagataagtagggtgaccaaatagaaaatgacgaacctgaaTATGTGATGCATACTGGTCCGGCGACATCAGCATCGTTCtgtgcctcctagagaaacctatcacagaaggatggtcggccagttcgcgcaccctgagatacatttgacgccggtgatacaagagggccctaaggtcctcggtggttacacattggagcggagcggttaacctagaacatatgggtcttgcatgcaatttggccactgcttggattatgttgttctcctttaagggatcatcgtttccttcacgcacaacatgtaaggaggcattaagtgctatagcgatcgttgaaggtgtccatggaaaccctgtactagaggatcccgccatagatttattgatcacTGACTGTAACGCTCTgtctctgcatcaaaacacggatccatgaatatttaagaaacagaaaataaataaataaaattacattaacaatacaatggttgttgctagaggtgttgtcatttcatagttaaagcagagctgtgtggtcacttcttctcTAAAGGGGTACAGTGTCAACCACAAaatacaaaataagtagtacaactaacaggtgaataacattttacaataCAAACCATTTCTGCGGATAGCTtctaagaacaaaataaaattcaaagacTCTAATACAGTTCAGTTCGATAGtggcctgatagtttactgacgggtcgggcaagtcctcctgtcatggccaggttatctgcaaagtttgcacctgcGTAGGccgtcaacagcatctgcttcatccatatcaccttgcagcctcgtagatctaggccttccaggatctgtgcgtcgtgctcgtggataaggtacccacttaggcccctcgatcgctttgtagttgattccgatgttaaaggaccacatctttggaagccatgtgctcctcaatgcatcgattgtgaagtacggtgatacgtactgtgatccgtcattaccacctatgtccctgcaagcggttAAGACATGCGAGtacgggatatggtgcagttttggcttattgcatgcgcacttcacctcgttaggcccaagttgacattgctgcacgaTGTCCCCTgtgctataccctgaagcatacctacggtggcacatgacctcaaagtcattgttggccaggtcgtagatcctcgaccaatgaaagtgtgccttgctcctccttctggatatgatttgctccaccttaggtgcgaaccgtgtgctgcacttcatagcagcattaccacggtctcgaaagtagccCGTCGTTCTGTAGAATGTTAGCTTaataatggcacacaacggaaggccccgtactccctttaggacattgttgaacgcctccgctatgttcgttgtcatgatggtgtacctaacatggaATACAGTAATTTTAGAAcggctatttgcataagaatcggtacaatatgatcattacaattctatgcgctaacctggcaccatgagtgtcatggattagggcccaatgctccgccggcttccccgttatccactggctaaacgtaccaCGTGAATGACTAACGATAGTTTGACCCCTAACCATTTGCGTCCGCAGA
This region includes:
- the LOC133893036 gene encoding taxadiene 5-alpha hydroxylase-like; the protein is MEFSLVLAFIAIVLPVILRLWTRAKKICPAKLPPGSLGLPVIGQSLGLLRAMRGNTAERWIRDRVDRYGPVSKLSLFGSPTVLLTGPAANKFVFFSGALAMRQPRSVQRILGEKSILDIVGSDHRRIRGALAEFLKPDMLRLYVGKIDGEVRRHLEESWAGRKNVTVMPLMKRLTFDIISSLLFGLERGALRDTLAGDFARVMEGMWAVPVNLPFTAFSRSLKASARTRRLLAGITRETKAKMERGEASRSSDLIACLLSLADDRGARLLSEDEIVDNSMVALVAGHDTSSILMTFIVRHLANDPDTLAAMVQEHEEIAKNMGDGEALTWEDLAKMKFTWRVALETLRLVPPVFGNFRTALHDIEFDGYLIPKGWQVFWTAGVTHMDASIFHEPIKFDPSRFENQSSAVAPPCSFVAFGAGPRICVGMEFARIETLVTMHHLVRRFRWKLCCKENTFARDPMPSPLHGLPIEIEHRASP